The proteins below are encoded in one region of Oncorhynchus tshawytscha isolate Ot180627B linkage group LG04, Otsh_v2.0, whole genome shotgun sequence:
- the LOC112249580 gene encoding transcription factor 12 — protein MNPQQRIAAIGTDKELSDLLDFSAMFSPPVNSGKNRPTTLGSSQFSAPGMDERPSQASSSWAPGGQSSSPSYESSRGLADSPHYGDHMSGSRIVSHEGLSQTPFMNSSIMGK, from the exons ATGAATCCTCAACAGCGGATTGCCGCAATCGGCACAGACAAGGAATTGAGTGACTTGCTGGATTTTAGCGCG atgttttctccACCTGTAAATAGTGGGAAAAACCGACCAACCACTCTTGGAAGCAGCCAGTTCAGTGCACCAG GTATGGATGAGAGGCCGAGCCAGGCATCGTCCTCCTGGGCCCCAGGTGGCCAGTCGTCCAGTCCCTCCTACGAGTCCTCCAGG GGTTTGGCAGACAGCCCTCATTATGGTGATCACATGAGTGGCAGTCGAATAGTGTCCCATGAAGGATTGTCCCAGACACCTTTTATGAACTCCAGCATAATGGGTAAGTAG